A genomic region of Rhodococcus pyridinivorans contains the following coding sequences:
- the thrC gene encoding threonine synthase, which translates to MSAAEKNTTPVHTPWPGLIEAYRSRLPIGDDWKTVTLREGGTPLLPAPRLSEITGCEVHVKVEGLNPTGSFKDRGMTMAVTEALATGKQAVLCASTGNTSASAAAYAARAGIGCAVLVPQGKIAMGKLAQAVMHGAKIVQVEGNFDDCLELARKTTAEFSTIGLVNSVNPVRIEGQKTAAFEIVDALGDAPDVHVLPVGNAGNITAYWKGYSEYAADGLSTRRPRMLGVQAAGAAPLVLGHPVKDPETIATAIRIGAPASWNGAVAAKEESNGAFRAATDEEILEAYRLLAKSESIFVEPASAASIAGLLAASKEGWLERGLKVVCTVTGNGLKDPDTALRDVPVVEPIPVDPVAVASALELA; encoded by the coding sequence ATGAGCGCGGCCGAGAAGAACACCACCCCCGTACACACGCCGTGGCCGGGCCTGATCGAGGCGTACCGTTCGCGCCTGCCGATCGGTGACGACTGGAAGACGGTCACGCTGCGCGAGGGTGGCACGCCGCTGCTCCCGGCTCCGCGCCTGTCGGAGATCACCGGCTGCGAGGTGCATGTCAAGGTCGAGGGTCTCAACCCCACCGGCTCGTTCAAGGACCGCGGTATGACCATGGCGGTCACCGAGGCCCTCGCGACCGGCAAGCAGGCGGTGCTGTGCGCGTCCACCGGTAACACCTCGGCCTCGGCCGCCGCCTACGCCGCGCGCGCCGGCATCGGCTGCGCGGTTCTCGTCCCGCAGGGCAAGATCGCGATGGGCAAGCTCGCCCAGGCCGTCATGCACGGCGCGAAGATCGTGCAGGTCGAGGGTAACTTCGACGACTGTCTGGAACTGGCACGCAAGACCACCGCGGAGTTCTCCACCATCGGTCTGGTCAACTCCGTGAACCCGGTGCGTATCGAGGGCCAGAAGACTGCCGCCTTCGAGATCGTCGACGCGCTCGGCGACGCCCCCGACGTGCATGTGCTGCCCGTCGGCAATGCCGGCAACATCACCGCCTACTGGAAGGGCTACAGCGAGTACGCCGCCGACGGCCTCAGCACGCGCCGCCCGCGCATGCTCGGCGTCCAGGCCGCTGGTGCCGCGCCGCTCGTCCTCGGCCATCCGGTGAAGGATCCCGAGACCATCGCGACCGCCATCCGCATCGGCGCTCCCGCATCGTGGAACGGCGCGGTGGCCGCCAAGGAGGAGTCGAACGGCGCATTCCGTGCGGCGACCGACGAGGAGATCCTCGAGGCGTACCGGCTGCTCGCGAAGTCCGAGTCGATCTTCGTCGAGCCGGCCTCGGCCGCCTCCATCGCAGGTCTGCTCGCCGCGAGCAAGGAAGGCTGGCTCGAGCGCGGCCTGAAGGTCGTGTGCACCGTGACCGGCAACGGTCTCAAGGACCCCGATACGGCCCTGCGCGACGTGCCCGTGGTCGAGCCCATCCCGGTCGACCCGGTCGCGGTCGCCTCCGCGCTCGAGTTGGCCTGA